From Phragmites australis chromosome 5, lpPhrAust1.1, whole genome shotgun sequence, a single genomic window includes:
- the LOC133917748 gene encoding pathogenesis-related protein PRB1-3-like codes for MECNSRTRLSYCLLLVGVVLLSYSPGSAAAPRRLLQTCEAQDFAVPHAHLRAMYFTRPLKYTQELADRAAQWAEQYKANCAAASPAPGVNVFLGYAGANWLPSDAVAAWAEEAQNYDYGTNSCAAGKGCGRYKQMVWRDSKEFGCATVTCASGETLMACHYEPQGNLMGQKPF; via the coding sequence ATGGAGTGCAACTCAAGGACCAGGCTCTCTTACTGCCTCCTCCTGGTCGGCGTCGTCCTCCTGTCGTACTCCCCCGGCTCGGCggcagcgcctcgccggctgctcCAGACCTGCGAGGCGCAGGACTTCGCGGTCCCTCATGCGCACCTCCGCGCGATGTACTTCACGCGGCCGCTCAAGTACACCCAGGAGCTCGCCGACCGGGCGGCACAGTGGGCCGAGCAGTACAAGGCCAACTGCGCGGCTGCCTCGCCCGCGCCCGGCGTCAACGTGTTCCTTGGCTACGCGGGCGCCAACTGGCTGCCGAGCGACGCGGTCGCGGCGTGGGCGGAGGAGGCGCAGAACTACGACTACGGGACCAACTCGTGCGCGGCGGGCAAGGGGTGCGGCCGCTACAAGCAGATGGTGTGGCGGGACAGCAAGGAGTTCGGGTGCGCGACCGTCACCTGCGCGTCCGGGGAGACGCTCATGGCCTGCCACTACGAGCCGCAGGGCAACCTCATGGGGCAGAAGCCATTCTGA
- the LOC133919952 gene encoding putative lipase YDR444W has protein sequence MWARDLLDMPAISRFYPSATCSLASASSRSPPRRRRVVSPMGQSPSAPSGHNRHRSRSSSRWPRPGLGLDLGLLLGRKPRSGGERLDIANRVRCFLSPPTAEADAEGKAAGSREEDEVGGEEAGHLVVMVNGLYGSSEDWKFAAEQFVKRLPGKVFVHRSQSNHSKLTYDGVDLMGERLAEEVRQIVQRRRNLRKISFVAHSLGGLVTRYAIGKLYEPPMNEVSSLDTDKLSDEHKIPDGGKIAGLEPINFITSATPHLGSRWNKQLPFLFGAPLLERTAAETAHFIVGRTGKHLFLTDRDDGKSPLLLRMVEDCDDGKFMSALRSFKHRVAYANITYDHIVGWRTSSIRRQHELPKLKLTANDKKYPHVINVDKENSEDHQQDESVDASLANSLEETMIRGLTQVSWERVDVCFHKSWLRYNAHYNIQVRIHPGNSDGEDVIYHMIDKFLV, from the exons ATGTGGGCCCGCGACCTACTGGACATGCCCGCCATTTCCAGATTCTACCCTTCCGCCACGTGCTccctcgcctccgcctcctcccgttccccacctcgccgccgccgcgtcgtctCCCCCATGGGCCAGTCCCCGAGCGCGCCATCGGGGCACAACCGCCACCGCAGCCGGAGCAGCTCGCGGTGGCCGCGGCcggggctcgggctcgacctaGGGCTCCTGCTCGGGCGCAAGCCGAGGTCGGGGGGCGAGAGGCTGGACATCGCGAACCGGGTGCGATGCTTCCTGTCGCCGCCCACCGCGGAGGCGGACGCCGAGGGGAAGGCCGCCGGTAGTCGCGAGGAAGACGAggtcggcggcgaggaggccggcCACCTCGTTGTCATGGTGAATGGGCTGTACGGGAG TTCGGAGGATTGGAAATTTGCAGCAGAGCAGTTCGTGAAGAGGCTACCGGGGAAAGTCTTCGTGCATC GTAGTCAGAGTAATCATTCAAAGTTAACATACGATGGAGTTGACTTAATGGGAGAAAGGCTAGCTGAGGAG GTTCGACAAATTGTTCAGAGAAGAAGAAACTTGAGGAAGATATCTTTTGTCGCGCATTCGCTTGGTGGTTTAGTAACAAGATATGCAATTGGAAAACTCTATGAACCCCCCATGAATGAAGTCTCTTCTCTTGATACTGATAAGCTTTCTGATGAACATAAAATACCGGATGGTGGTAAAATAGCTGGTTTAGAACCAATTAACTTCATTACATCTGCTACACCACACTTGGGCTCAAGGTGGAATAAACAA CTCCCCTTTCTTTTTGGTGCCCCACTTTTGGAGAGAACTGCCGCAGAAACTGCACATTTTATAGTTGGGAGAACTGGTAAACATCTATTTCTTACAGACAGAGATGATGGGAAGTCTCCACTTCTCCTGCGAATGGTTGAAGATTGTGATGATGGGAAATTCAT GTCAGCTTTGCGCTCTTTTAAGCATCGTGTTGCCTATGCTAATATAACATATGATC ATATAGTTGGCTGGAGAACATCATCGATTCGGCGTCAGCATGAATTACCAAAA CTTAAGTTAACAGCAAACGATAAAAAGTATCCTCATGTTATTAATGTTGATAAAGAAAATTCAGAGGATCATCAGCAAGATGAATCTGTAGACGCTTCACTCGCAAATAGCCTTGAAG AGACGATGATCCGTGGCCTTACACAAGTGTCCTGGGAACGTGTGGATGTATGCTTTCATAAGAGCTGGCTAAGATACAACGCCCATTATAACATCCAG GTTAGGATTCATCCAGGTAATTCGGACGGAGAAGACGTCATATATCATATGATAGACAAATTTCTAGTCTAG
- the LOC133919951 gene encoding U-box domain-containing protein 52-like codes for MGKYSDGKDGEAGGSYPLVAVCIDKDKNSQNALKYATETLAHKGQTIVLVHVNTKGTSGGVEDAAGYKQPTDPQMKDLFLPFRCFCTRKDIQCKDVVLDDHDVAKSIVEFAAHAAIEKLVVGATTRGGFVRFKGDISSSISKTAPDFCTVYVVTKGGKVSSVRQAIRQAPAVSPLRTMIQGPKPEHVPTQKWTPPPAAARGDVSGTPKLLENNIMSPFARMGLNAGSARKAFPDFSLPESSDISFIGTGGRGSTERYPPCPPRLSNGSDGHDQYSFEASRTPSRWGDSFGNDSTSHSQTSTSSWSSLPTEDMEAEMKRLRLELKQTMDMYSTACKEALTAKQKAMELQRWKMQEEQRTQDSRLTEESAMALIEQEKAKARAAIEAAEAAQRLADLEAQKRISAEMKALKEAEERLRSMGAGARETVRYRKYTIEEIELGTDHFNEARKVGEGGYGPVYKGHLDHTPVAIKVLRPDAAQGRSQFQQEVEVLSCIRHPNMVLLLGACPEYGCLVYEYMANGSLDDCLFRRGGGPVIPWQHRFRIAAEIATGLLFLHQTKPEPLVHRDLKPGNILLDRNYVSKISDVGLARLVPPSVADTVTQCHMTSAAGTFCYIDPEYQQTGMLGVKSDVYSLGVMLLQIVTARPPMGLTHHVARALEHGTMGDLLDPAVHVWPVEEAQRFAEVALRCCELRRKDRPDLGTVVLPELNRLRALGEDNMQFCNTMSGRGGMHRSPFHSNSYSQPRHDAASDPMLGRPQYSSNASQSAMPARRSNYN; via the exons ATGGGCAAGTACAGCGACGGCAAGGACGGCGAGGCCGGCGGCAGCTACCCGCTGGTGGCGGTGTGCATCGACAAGGACAAGAACAGCCAGAACGCGCTCAAGTACGCCACCGAGACGCTCGCCCACAAGGGCCAGACCATCGTCCTCGTCCATGTCAACACCAAGGGCACATCAG GAGGGGTGGAAGACGCGGCCGGGTACAAGCAGCCGACGGACCCGCAGATGAAGGACCTCTTCCTCCCGTTCCGCTGCTTCTGCACGCGCAAAGAC ATCCAATGCAAGGACGTGGTGCTGGACGACCACGACGTGGCCAAGTCGATCGTCGAGTTCGCCGCGCACGCCGCCATCGAGAAGCTCGTCGTCGGCGCCACCACGAGGGGCGGCTTCGTCAG GTTCAAGGGGGACATCTCCAGCAGCATCTCCAAGACGGCGCCGGACTTCTGCACCGTGTACGTCGTCACCAAGGGCGGCAAGGTGTCGTCGGTGCGCCAGGCCATCCGCCAGGCGCCGGCCGTCTCGCCGCTCCGGACCATGATCCAGGGCCCCAAGCCCGAGCACGTGCCCACACAGAAATGGACGCCACCCCCAGCAGCTGCAAGAG GTGATGTTTCCGGGACACCGAAATTGCTAGAAAATAACATCAT GTCGCCATTCGCGAGGATGGGGCTGAACGCAGGGTCGGCGCGGAAGGCGTTCCCGGACTTCTCGCTGCCCGAGTCGTCGGACATATCATTCATCGGCACCGGCGGGCGTGGGAGCACGGAGCGGTACCCCCCGTGCCCGCCGCGGCTGTCGAACGGGTCGGATGGCCACGACCAGTACAGCTTCGAGGCGTCGCGCACGCCCAGTAGGTGGGGCGACTCCTTCGGCAACGACAGCACCTCGCACTCCCAGACTAGCACCTCCTCATGGTCCTCCCTTCCCACG GAGGACATGGAGGCAGAGATGAAGCGGCTAAGGCTGGAGCTGAAGCAGACCATGGACATGTACAGCACGGCGTGCAAGGAGGCGCTCACTGCGAAACAGAAGGCGATGGAGCTGCAGCGTTGGAAGATGCAGGAGGAACAGCGCACGCAGGATTCGCGGCTGACAGAGGAGTCGGCCATGGCGCTCATCGAGCAGGAGAAGGCCAAGGCGAGGGCGGCCATCGAGGCGGCCGAGGCAGCGCAGCGGCTGGCGGATCTGGAGGCGCAGAAGCGGATCAGCGCGGAGATGAAGGCGCTCAAGGAGGCCGAGGAGCGGCTCCGGTCCATGGGCGCCGGGGCTCGCGAGACCGTCAGGTACCGCAAGTACACCATCGAGGAGATCGAGCTCGGCACCGATCACTTCAACGAGGCCCGCAAGGTCGGCGAGGGCGGCTACGGCCCCGTCTACAAGGGCCACCTCGACCACACGCCGGTGGCCATCAAGGTGCTCCGCCCCGACGCCGCGCAGGGAAGGTCGCAGTTCCAGCAGGAGGTGGAGGTGCTCAGCTGCATCCGCCACCCCAACATGGTTCTCCTCCTCGGCGCCTGCCCCGAGTACGGGTGCCTCGTGTACGAGTACATGGCCAACGGCAGCCTGGACGACTGCCTGTTCCGGCGCGGTGGCGGGCCGGTGATCCCGTGGCAGCACCGGTTCCGCATCGCGGCGGAGATCGCGACGGGGCTGCTGTTCCTGCACCAGACCAAGCCCGAGCCGCTGGTGCACCGCGACCTCAAGCCGGGCAACATCCTCCTGGACCGCAACTACGTTAGCAAGATCAGCGACGTCGGGCTGGCGCGCCTGGTGCCGCCGTCCGTTGCCGACACCGTCACGCAGTGCCACATGACGTCGGCCGCCGGTACCTTCTGCTACATCGACCCGGAGTACCAGCAGACGGGCATGCTCGGCGTCAAGTCGGACGTCTACTCGCTCGGCGTCATGCTGCTCCAGATCGTCACGGCGCGGCCGCCCATGGGGCTCACGCACCACGTGGCGCGCGCCCTGGAGCACGGCACGATGGGCGACCTGCTCGACCCGGCCGTCCATGTCTGGCCCGTCGAGGAGGCGCAGCGCTTCGCCGAGGTGGCCCTGCGTTGCTGCGAGCTCCGGCGCAAAGACCGGCCCGACCTCGGCACCGTCGTGCTCCCCGAGCTCAACCGGCTCCGAGCGCTGGGCGAGGACAACATGCAGTTCTGCAACACCATGAGCGGCCGGGGCGGCATGCACCGCTCGCCCTTCCACAGCAACTCCTACTCGCAGCCGCGACAT GATGCGGCGAGTGATCCAATGCTAGGGAGGCCGCAGTACAGCTCGAACGCGAGCCAGTCCGCCATGCCTGCAAGGAGGTCCAACTACAACTAA
- the LOC133919953 gene encoding mitogen-activated protein kinase kinase 5-like: MRPGGPPNPRALQQAQQPGTPGRSRRRPDLTLPLPQRDLTSLAVPLPLPLPPSSAPSSTSSSGSMSGPASLGAPTPPTSAGSAPPAPPPLSELERVRRIGSGAGGTVWMVRHRPTGRAYALKVLYGNHDDAVRRQITREIAILRTAEHPAIVRCHGMYEQAGELQILLEYMDRGSLEGHRISDEHFLAHVARQVLSGIAYLHRRHIVHRDIKPSNLLIDSGRRVKIADFGVGRILNQTMDPCNSSVGTIAYMSPERINTDLNDGAYDGYAGDIWSFGLSILEFYLGRFPLGENLGKQGDWAALMCAICYSDSPQPPPTASPDFKNFISLCLQKNPAKRPSAMRLLQHPFVAGPQPQPLAAPPS; the protein is encoded by the coding sequence ATGAGGCCGGGCGGGCCGCCGAACCCGCGGGCGCTGCAGCAGGCGCAGCAACCGGGCACGCCGGGGCGGTCGCGGCGGCGCCCGGATCTCACGCTGCCTCTGCCGCAGCGGGACCTGACCTCCCTCGccgtgccgctgccgctgccgctcccGCCGTCCTCCGCACCGTCGTCCACGTCGTCATCGGGGTCGATGTCGGGCCCGGCGTCGCTCGGCGCGCCGACCCCGCCGACATCGGCCGGCTCCGCGCCGCCGGCCCCGCCCCCGCTGTCGGAGCTGGAGCGCGTGCGCCGCATCGGGAGCGGCGCGGGCGGGACGGTGTGGATGGTGCGGCACCGCCCCACAGGCCGGGCCTACGCGCTCAAGGTGCTCTACGGCAACCACGACGACGCCGTGCGGCGGCAGATCACGCGCGAGATCGCCATCCTCCGCACCGCCGAGCATCCGGCAATCGTGCGCTGCCACGGCATGTACGAGCAGGCCGGCGAGCTCCAGATTCTGCTCGAGTACATGGACCGGGGCTCGCTCGAGGGCCACCGCATCTCCGACGAGCACTTCCTCGCCCACGTCGCGCGCCAGGTGCTCTCCGGCATCGCCtacctccaccgccgccacaTCGTGCACCGCGACATCAAGCCCTCCAACCTCCTCATCGACTCCGGCCGCCGCGTCAAGATCGCCGACTTCGGCGTCGGCCGCATCCTCAACCAGACCATGGACCCCTGCAACTCCTCCGTCGGCACCATCGCCTACATGAGCCCCGAGCGCATCAACACCGACCTCAACGACGGCGCCTACGACGGGTACGCCGGCGACATCTGGAGCTTCGGCCTCAGCATCCTCGAGTTCTACCTGGGCAGGTTCCCCCTCGGTGAGAACCTCGGCAAGCAGGGGGACTGGGCCGCTCTCATGTGCGCGATTTGCTACTCCGActcgccgcagccgccgcccacCGCCTCGCCGGATTTTAAGAACTTCATCAGCCTCTGCCTCCAGAAGAACCCGGCGAAGCGGCCATCCGCGATGCGGCTGCTGCAGCACCCGTTCGTCGCCGGGCCGCAGCCGCAGCCCCTCGCCGCCCCGCCGTCATGA